One genomic region from Halobacteriovorax sp. HLS encodes:
- a CDS encoding chalcone isomerase family protein, which produces MKGFILTLAFLISTSVISAELDGVSHPDSVELAGKKLVLNGIATRKATWIKVKVYVGAFYMEKKSSDYNSFLQDSSPKKIIMTFVRDVDAKDLIDGWKEAFENALPKEKHPALKERMEKFYTYFKDVKKKETMEFNFLADGVESTIAGAKKDKISGQDFSKALLSVWFINAKDEGLKEGLLGL; this is translated from the coding sequence ATGAAAGGATTCATTTTAACGTTGGCATTTCTTATTTCTACTTCAGTTATCAGCGCTGAACTTGATGGTGTAAGTCACCCAGATTCAGTTGAACTCGCTGGAAAAAAATTAGTTCTAAATGGAATAGCCACAAGAAAGGCCACTTGGATCAAGGTAAAAGTATATGTAGGCGCCTTCTATATGGAGAAGAAATCTTCTGACTACAATTCATTTCTACAAGACTCTTCTCCTAAGAAAATCATTATGACATTTGTTAGAGATGTGGATGCAAAAGACCTGATTGATGGCTGGAAAGAAGCGTTTGAGAATGCTCTACCAAAAGAGAAACACCCAGCTCTCAAAGAAAGAATGGAAAAATTTTACACCTACTTTAAAGATGTAAAAAAGAAAGAAACTATGGAGTTTAACTTCTTAGCAGATGGTGTTGAGTCAACTATAGCAGGAGCGAAGAAAGACAAGATTAGTGGACAAGATTTTTCAAAGGCCTTGCTTTCAGTCTGGTTCATTAACGCCAAAGACGAAGGACTCAAAGAAGGTCTTCTAGGTCTATAA
- a CDS encoding response regulator transcription factor has protein sequence MGEKMHVTIVDDVQDNLLSYKELLETNFNLELIQNPLELLGYLSTKKTDLVLLDLHMPNMNGFELYGKFRDTHPEVPVIFLTGDPSEEVVVQGMDLGCDDFIVKPVSLNELVARIKNKIQTKQGTRPVEDKISFGDFILHTEIQMAQVGEKKIQLTPIEFKIIHLLAKSPNKIFSREYITNLLWPNVHVQNQNIDTHLSNLRKKLKPFSSYIKTIKSRGYILRI, from the coding sequence ATGGGTGAAAAAATGCATGTAACAATCGTAGATGATGTTCAAGATAATCTCTTGAGCTACAAGGAACTTTTAGAAACAAACTTTAATCTGGAGCTGATTCAGAATCCTCTAGAACTTCTTGGCTATCTAAGCACTAAGAAGACTGACTTAGTTCTTCTTGATCTTCATATGCCAAATATGAATGGTTTCGAGTTATATGGGAAATTCAGAGACACTCATCCAGAAGTTCCTGTTATCTTCTTAACTGGTGACCCTTCTGAAGAAGTTGTTGTTCAAGGAATGGATCTTGGTTGTGATGACTTTATCGTTAAGCCTGTTTCTCTAAATGAGCTTGTTGCAAGAATTAAAAATAAGATTCAAACAAAACAAGGAACAAGACCTGTAGAAGATAAAATTTCTTTTGGAGACTTTATTCTTCATACTGAAATCCAAATGGCGCAAGTTGGAGAAAAGAAAATCCAATTAACTCCAATTGAGTTCAAAATTATTCATTTACTTGCAAAGAGTCCTAATAAGATCTTTAGTAGAGAGTACATAACAAACCTTCTATGGCCTAATGTACACGTTCAAAACCAGAATATTGATACTCACCTATCAAATCTTAGAAAGAAGCTAAAACCTTTCTCATCTTATATCAAAACTATTAAATCACGTGGCTATATCCTAAGAATCTAG
- a CDS encoding DUF3015 family protein produces the protein MKKIILGLMAGTLMTASANAASYQAQGCGLGSTLFTDGSNLVHQVLGATTNGLSGNNTFGMTSGTSNCELDGAGGQANAVFIKANKVALSNDIARGQGATLASLTRMYGCTNFNAVGSALQKNYKTIFSTQNAEAGQIDMSIRNVIEANKACI, from the coding sequence ATGAAAAAAATTATCCTTGGTCTTATGGCCGGAACTCTTATGACAGCATCAGCAAATGCAGCTTCTTACCAAGCACAAGGTTGTGGACTAGGTTCTACACTTTTTACTGATGGATCAAACCTTGTACACCAAGTACTTGGAGCGACTACTAACGGTCTATCTGGTAACAATACTTTTGGTATGACTTCTGGAACTTCTAACTGTGAGCTAGACGGTGCTGGTGGACAAGCTAACGCTGTATTCATCAAAGCTAACAAAGTTGCTCTTTCTAACGACATCGCTCGTGGACAAGGTGCTACTCTTGCTTCTTTAACAAGAATGTATGGTTGTACTAACTTCAATGCAGTTGGTTCAGCTCTACAAAAAAACTACAAGACAATCTTCTCTACTCAAAATGCTGAAGCAGGTCAAATTGACATGTCTATCAGAAATGTAATTGAAGCAAATAAAGCTTGTATCTAA
- a CDS encoding nucleotide pyrophosphohydrolase, with amino-acid sequence MTQVINISNWKNKLSKFAGDRDWGQFHTPKNLVMAMSVECSELLEHFQWLTKEQSENLESEKLEEIKEEMADVLLYMIRLSDVLDVDLNDAMEEKFIKNGLKYPAEKARGTMKKYDKL; translated from the coding sequence ATGACACAAGTAATTAATATCTCAAATTGGAAAAATAAGTTGAGTAAATTCGCCGGAGATAGAGATTGGGGCCAATTTCATACACCAAAGAATCTTGTGATGGCCATGAGTGTAGAATGTTCAGAACTATTAGAACATTTTCAGTGGCTGACAAAAGAGCAAAGTGAAAATCTTGAAAGTGAAAAACTTGAAGAAATAAAAGAAGAGATGGCCGATGTTCTTCTCTACATGATTCGTCTAAGCGATGTATTAGATGTTGATTTAAATGATGCCATGGAAGAGAAGTTTATTAAGAATGGACTTAAGTACCCCGCTGAAAAAGCGCGAGGTACGATGAAGAAGTACGATAAATTATAG